Proteins encoded together in one Mobula birostris isolate sMobBir1 chromosome 9, sMobBir1.hap1, whole genome shotgun sequence window:
- the gper1 gene encoding G-protein coupled estrogen receptor 1 — translation MEARLASQILLFSNETELNESSCGNETLNCGYIIKHQSDKQFYIISLFLSCLYTIFLFPIGFIGNGLILVVNLTHHRKMTIPDLYFVNLAVADLILVADSLIEVFNLNDKYYDIAILCTFMSLFLQINMYSSVFFLTWMSFDRYLALAQSMKATRLRTLQHAKWSCGLIWLTSILAAIMPFAVVQAHHTGEVHFCFADVTEIQWLEVTLGFVIPFFIIGLCYSLIVRILTKAQKHNRIWPRRQKALRMIVVAVLVFFICWLPENVFISFQLLLATKDTSVSLKNSLEHYYPLTRHIVNLAAFSNSCLNPIIYSFLGETFRDKLRLYMKRKASVSTIYRLCNNTLNWNIPVTKEESFA, via the coding sequence ATGGAAGCTCGCCTTGCATCACAAATACTATTATTTTCTAATGAAACTGAACTAAATGAATCCAGCTGTGGCAATGAAACCTTAAACTGTGGATATATCATTAAACACCAAAGTGACAAGCAATTTTATATTATCAGCCTCTTTCTATCCTGTTTGTATACaatttttctatttcctattggtTTCATTGGAAATGGATTGATCCTAGTGGTGAACTTAACCCATCACAGGAAGATGACCATCCCAGACCTTTATTTTGTAAACCTTGCAGTAGCTGATCTCATCCTTGTTGCAGATTCCCTCATTGAGGTCTTCAATCTCAACGACAAGTACTACGACATAGCTATCCTTTGTACTTTCATGTCTCTCTTCCTGCAGATCAACATGTACAGCAGCGTCTTCTTTCTCACCTGGATGAGCTTTGACCGGTACCTTGCTCTCGCACAGTCTATGAAGGCCACCAGGCTCCGAACTCTACAACATGCAAAGTGGAGCTGTGGTCTGATCTGGTTGACATCCATCCTGGCTGCAATAATGCCCTTTGCTGTGGTACAAGCTCACCATACAGGGGAAGTTCATTTTTGCTTTGCAGATGTTACTGAGATTCAATGGTTAGAAGTCACCCTTGGATTTGTTATCCCATTCTTCATCATTGGACTTTGCTATTCACTAATAGTACGGATTCTCACTAAAGCACAGAAGCATAACCGCATTTGGCCAAGGCGCCAAAAAGCACTTCGCATGATTGTTGTGGCTGTTCTGGTTTTCTTCATATGTTGGTTACCAGAAAATGTCTTCATCAGTTTTCAGCTCCTACTGGCCACAAAGGATACATCGGTTTCCCTGAAGAACTCACTGGAGCACTACTACCCACTCACACGCCACATTGTCAACCTGGCTGCTTTCTCTAACAGTTGCCTGAATCCCATTATATACAGCTTCTTAGGAGAAACCTTCAGAGACAAGCTTCGCTTGTACATGAAAAGAAAGGCAAGCGTATCCACGATTTACCGGCTTTGCAACAACACTTTGAACTGGAACATTCCTGTAACCAAAGAGGAATCTTTTGCATAG